A genomic region of Caenorhabditis elegans chromosome V contains the following coding sequences:
- the tag-293 gene encoding ShKT domain-containing protein (Confirmed by transcript evidence) has translation MFGLLVSCILAFTVPESAFADISGDLNCTQYNGTFFVWTPAAVACSNAVSDASCTALYPTEDEQGYPAAGNNAGRPLACFTTAAETPAPVDGDMKKAALTNCAKTCGFCCNTDDYSCPNAQFPRLNCDTITNNQCKDPNWRTIIATDCPSACGFCNQGGCVDAVVDCANDRSICQSVGMQEFVNQNCQRTCGRCGSSTGNPSVPGGGSCTNYQADSSTACAAWAGNGFCTNTFYTEAQRKASCATTCRLC, from the exons ATGTTCGGTTTACTAGTTTCTTGTATTTTGGCTTTTACAGTTCCTGAGTCTGCATTTGCTGATATCTCAGGAGATCTTAATTGCACTCAATACAATGGAACATTT TTCGTCTGGACTCCAGCCGCAGTCGCATGTTCTAATGCTGTTTCCGATGCCTCGTGTACTGCGCTTTATCCAACAGAAGACGAACAAGGGTATCCAGCTGCTGGAAACAATGCTGGAAGACCACTTGCATGCTTCACCACCGCAGCTGAAACTCCAGCTCCAGTTGATGGCGATATGAAGAAGGCTGCACTGACTAATTGTGCAAAGACTTGTGGATTCTGCTGTAATACAGATGACTACAGTTGTCCAAATGCTCAAT TCCCACGTCTCAACTGCGACACAATCACCAACAATCAATGTAAGGATCCAAACTGGAGAACAATCATTGCCACGGATTGCCCATCAGCGTGTGGATTCTGTAACCAAGGAGGATGTGTTGATGCAGTTGTTGATTGTGCTAATGATCGTTCAATCTGTCAAAGCGTCGGAATGCAGGAGTTTGTGAATCAGAACTGTCAAAGAACCTGTGGAAGATGTGGATCATCAACTGGAAATCCATCTGTTCCAGGAGGAGGGTCGTGCACAAATTATCAAGCTGATTCTAGCACCGCCTGTGCAGCTTGGGCCGGAAATGGGTTCTGCACCAATACCTTCTACACTGAAGCACAGAGAAAAGCTTCATGTGCGACGACTTGCAGACTCTGTTAG
- the C03G6.21 gene encoding 7TM GPCR serpentine receptor class x (Srx) domain-containing protein (Predicted), with protein MYESAVSSKTQRVIVTLIIFAISLTGLVANLLVLMFAKTLKIFQNSFGRLSASQSFAEAVLCAVFLCFYCPMVLLFASNIYEKFIFLRGNARFTPETCKRFVLLYRKILKTHFFNDKFIYTVIIFTQ; from the exons ATGTACGAATCAGCAGTTTCCAGTAAAACTCAACGAGTTATAGTcacattgataatttttgca atttcatTAACCGGACTAGTTGCAAATCTTCTTGTCTTGatgtttgcaaaaactttgaaaatcttccaaaattcTTTTGGGAGACTTTCAGCATCGCAGTCGTTTGCGGAAGCAGTTTTATGTGCCgtgtttctttgtttttattgtCCTATGGTTTTGCT ATTTGCGTCAAATATTTATGAGAAGTTCATCTTCTTGAGAGGAAATGCCCGATTTACTCCAGAGACTTGCAAACGTTTTGTTCTTCTATATCGTAAAATTCTTAAAACACATTTCTTTAATGATAAATTCATTTACACAGTAATAATTTTTACACAGTAA
- the C03G6.6 gene encoding Methyltransferase FkbM domain-containing protein (Confirmed by transcript evidence) produces the protein MQNCTIFFLLALTFYISYIILSYYYSDAHTDWLEAGQDDIDIQSVNIQGNKSEIFESWNSCFTVEMMGIEDPEIFWKTFVVSSKKCDYQAGVRQLGIVTLKHKNKTKRVLFPKVFNTGPHNLFTIGVGRDIRAEKQFRRKMHKLGNNVTFVGADPVPHNGDLYSQIGNYFPLAIGGKSGISNARVLENSGYIDTDKIHIDVVYFFKDLLNVTNIDNLWFDAEGEEFANDFFDIFYENGKFVQSGIDLCQVNIEIHITSDVAHRKEEFMKFLKRIIQEKRFGVFFGDAFGHIRMYMFNYSSQYCLDKF, from the exons ATGCAGAATTGTACGATATTTTTCCTACTAGCTTTaacattttatatttcttATATAATACTTAGCTATTATTATTCG GACGCCCACACGGATTGGCTAGAAGCTGGTCAAGACGATATAGATATTCAGAGTGTGAATATACAAGGAAATAAAAGTGAGATTTTCGAAAGCTGGAATAGTTGTTTTACAGTGGAAATGATGGGTATTGAGGACCCGGAAATA tTCTGGAAAACATTTGTAGTGTCCTCTAAAAAATGTGACTATCAAGCCGGAGTTCGTCAACTTGGAATAGTTACTCTaaagcacaaaaataaaacgaaacgAGTTTTGTTTCCGAAAGTT TTCAATACTGGACCTCATAATTTGTTCACAATTGGAGTTGGAAGAGACATTCGAGCTGAAAAGCAGTTCAGGaga aaaatgcaCAAACTTGGAAACAATGTGACATTTGTCGGGGCGGACCCAGTTCCACATAATGGTGACTTGTACTCTCAAATCGGAAACTATTTCCCTTTGGCAATTGGAGGAAAaagtggaatttcaaatgcaCGGGTTCTTGAAAACA gcggATACATTGACACGGATAAAATTCATATTGATGTagtctatttttttaaagatctcTTGAACGTAACT aaCATTGACAATCTTTGGTTTGACGCGGAAGGTGAAGAATTTgcgaatgatttttttgatattttctatgaaaatggaaaattcgtGCAAAGTGGAATAGATCTTTGTCAAGTTAACATTGAA attcaTATAACATCCGATGTCGCTCACAGAAAAGAAGAATTCATGAAGTTCTTGAAAAGaataattcaagaaaaacgATTTGGGGTGTTTTTTGGAGATGCGTTCGGACATATTAGGATGTATATGTTTAACTACAGTAGTCAATATTGTTtggataaattttaa
- the cyp-35A1 gene encoding CYtochrome P450 family (Confirmed by transcript evidence): MFLVLIFLALSCWLIIRQYQKVSRLPPGPVSFPIIGNLPHIIYYLWATGGIVSTLDLFRKKYGNIFTLWVGPVPHVSICDYETSHEVFVKGANKYADIAHAPLFRELRQEMGVLVTNGSHWSTMKRFALHTFRDMGVGKDLMETRIMEELDARCADTDKSATDGVTVAQAGDFFDLTVGSIINSILVGKRFEEHNKDDFLKIKEAMGAAFEVFSPFDMAVPVWFLRTFFRSRYDMMMTTQNTAKRFAAAEAVKRIEDIKSGAYEIDESNIEDYTDAFLLKIQKDGEDLDFNIETLKTMIIDLWMTGQETTTTTLISGFTQLLLHPEVMVKAREEILKITENGSRHLSLTDRTSTPYLNAMIGEIQRHASILNVSFWKINKELTYMGGHPVDAGALVTAQLSALHVNDTIFKNPQEFDPERFIRDEELLQKVIPFGVGKRSCIGESLARAELYLIIGNLLLRYKFEPHGTLSTTELLPYSAGKRPFKLEMKFVKI, encoded by the exons atgtttttggttcTTATCTTTCTTGCGTTGTCATGCTGGTTGATTATTCGTCAGTACCAAAAAGTATCACGTTTACCACCAGGACCAGTTTCTTTTCCAATAATTGGAAATCTTCCACACATTATATACTACCTGTGGGCAACTGGAGGGATTGTGTCCACGCTTGATCTGTTCCGAAAG aaatacggaaatattttcacattATGGGTCGGCCCCGTCCCCCACGTGAGCATTTGTGACTATGAAACTTCTCATGAAGTTTTCGTGAAAGGTGCAAATAAGTATGCCGATATAGCTCACGCTCCACTTTTCAGAGAGCTTAGAC aagaAATGGGTGTTTTGGTAACGAACGGTAGTCACTGGAGTACGATGAAAAGATTTGCACTTCACACGTTCAGAGATATGGGAGTTGGGAAGGATCTAATGGAAACGAGGATTATGGAGGAATTGGATGCAAG ATGTGCTGATACTGATAAATCAGCAACTGACGGAGTCACTGTTGCTCAAGCCGGTGATTTTTTTGACCTGACAGTGGGCAGCATCATCAATAGTATTCTTGTTGGAAAACGTTTTGAAGAACACAATAAagatgattttctgaaaatcaaagaagCCATGGGTGCTGCGTTTGAAGTCTTCTCCCCATTTGATATGGCTGTACCTGTATGGTTTTTGAGGACGTTTTTTAGGAGTCGATATGATATGATGATGACCACTCAAAATACTGCTAAAAGATTTGCAGCGGCAGAAGCCGTTAAAAG AATTGAGGATATCAAATCGGGAGCATATGAAATTGATGAGAGTAACATTGAAGATTACACTGAcgcttttttgttgaaaattcaaaaagatggAGAAGACCTAGACTTTAA cattgaaactttgaaaacaatgATAATCGATTTGTGGATGACTGGTCAAGAAACTACTACAACTACACTTATTTCTGGATTTACACAACTACTCCTACATCCAGAAGTTATGGTTAAAGCAAGAGAAGAAATACTAAAAATAACGGAAAATGGCTCTCGACATCTTAGCCTTACTGATCGTACCTCAACTCCTTATTTGAATGCAATGATTGGAGAAATTCAACGTCATGCATCAATCCTTAATGTCAGcttctggaaaatcaataaagagCTCACATACATGGGAGGTCACCCCGTCGATGCTGGAGCTCTGGTTACTGCTCAGCTGAGCGCCTTGCATGTGAACgatactattttcaaaaacccgcAGGAGTTTGATCCGGAAAGATTCATTCGCGATGAGgaacttttgcaaaaagtgATTCCATTTGGAGTTGGCAAACGCTCGTGCATTGGAGAATCATTGGCTAGAGCTGAGTTATATTTG ATTATTGGGAACCTTCTGCTCCGCTATAAATTCGAACCGCATGGAACATTGTCGACAACAGAGCTGTTGCCGTATAGCGCCGGAAAAAGACCATTCAAGTTGGaaatgaaatttgtgaaaatctaA
- the cyp-35A2 gene encoding CYtochrome P450 family (Confirmed by transcript evidence), whose amino-acid sequence MFFVLFFSVLLGYLIVRQYQKVSRLPPGPISLPLIGNLPQIIYYLWSTGGIVSTLDLFRKRYGNIFTLWVGPIPHVSIADYETSHEVFVKNAGKYADKFHAPVMRDVRNDIGVLITNGDHWQEMRRFSLQAFRNMGVGKDIMETRIMEELDARCSDIDKLATNGVTITHASEFFDLTVGSIINSILVGKRFEEDTKHEFLKIKETMDASFETFSPFDMTAPVWFLKTFFKHRYDKIWSAQETAKNFAAAEAIKRVESIKSGKYVIDENNLQDYTDAFLLKIQKEGESKDFNIETLKTMIIDLWMTGQETTTTTLISGFNQLLLHPEVMIKAREEILKITENGSRHLSLTDRTSTPYVNAVIGEIQRHASILNVSFWKINKEFTYMGGHPVDAGALVTSQLSALHVNETVFKNPQEFNPERFIRDGKLLQKVIPFGVGKRNCLGESLAKAELYLIFGNLLLRYKFEQHGKLSTTELMPYSAGKRPFKLEMKFVKI is encoded by the exons atgttttttgttttatttttttctgtgctTTTGGGATACCTAATTGTGAGGCAGTATCAAAAAGTATCAAGACTACCACCAGGTCCAATTTCTCTTCcattaattggaaatttaccTCAAATTATCTACTATCTATGGTCAACTGGTGGCATTGTTTCGACTCTCGACCTGTTTAGAAAG AGGTACGGTAATATTTTCACACTATGGGTCGGACCAATTCCCCACGTGAGCATTGCGGATTATGAGACATCTCATGAAGTTTTTGTCAAGAATGCTGGTAAATATGCGGACAAATTTCATGCGCCGGTTATGAGAGATGTCAGAA ACGATATTGGAGTTTTGATTACCAACGGTGATCACTGGCAAGAAATGAGACGATTCTCCCTTCAAGCATTTAGGAATATGGGAGTTGGTAAAGATATAATGGAAACTCGAATTATGGAGGAACTTGATGCGAG GTGCTCCGACATCGATAAATTGGCAACCAATGGTGTCACTATTACACATGCctctgaatttttcgatttaactGTGGGCAGTATTATCAACAGTATTCTGGTTGGAAAACGCTTCGAAGAAGACacaaaacatgaatttttaaaaatcaaggaAACAATGGATGCatcatttgaaactttttctccTTTTGATATGACTGCACCcgtttggtttttgaaaacatttttcaagcatCGCTACGATAAAATATGGAGTGCTCAAGAGACTGCAAAGAATTTCGCAGCTGCAGAAGCGATTAAAAG AGTAGAATCTATTAAGTCTGGGAAATATGTAATTGATGAAAACAACCTGCAAGATTACACTGACGCgtttttacttaaaattcaaaaagaaggaGAAAGCAAGGATTTCAA cattgaaacattgaaaacaatgaTAATCGATTTGTGGATGACTGGCCAAGAAACTACTACAACTACACTTATTTCTGGTTTCAATCAACTTTTATTACATCCAGAAGTTATGATTAAAGCAAGAGAAGAAATACTAAAAATAACGGAAAATGGCTCTCGACATCTTAGCCTTACTGATCGTACCTCAACTCCTTATGTGAATGCAGTGATTGGAGAAATTCAACGTCATGCATCCATTCTTAACGTCAGcttctggaaaatcaataagGAGTTCACATACATGGGAGGTCACCCAGTTGATGCTGGTGCTCTGGTCACTTCTCAACTCAGTGCTCTCCATGTTAATGAAACTGTCTTCAAAAACCCACAAGAATTTAATCCGGAAAGATTCATTCGAGATGGGAAGCTTCTTCAGAAAGTGATTCCTTTTGGAGTTGGGAAGAGAAATTGTTTGGGTGAATCTTTAGCCAAAGCAGAATTGTATTTG aTCTTCGGTAACCTTCTCCTTCGCTACAAATTCGAACAACATGGCAAATTATCCACTACCGAGCTTATGCCATACAGCGCTGGAAAAAGACCATTCAAGTTGGaaatgaaatttgtgaaaatttga
- the exc-13 gene encoding Excretory canal abnormal exc-13 (Confirmed by transcript evidence), translating into MIGFLKFALIGTVLLGVANGASVATASAKGSNCTVQDGYAALMCLVRLSDFAEKVDNLDMNDKTKLKEFKRSCDSLHSCYSNLNCTTKSDDEKDKYVESIKQYCDAVVYVSDGFSKCSDKLNEKKSKCFDDWDPIPNKIHLEEDEAKIEKIKNEACKTYFGKDDCMKKEITETCGKEEWDSFRKQFVNLSGGLVSKCDFSRFE; encoded by the exons ATGATAGGCTTTCTCAAGTTTGCCCTCATTGGTACTGTGCTATTAGGAGTGGCTAATGGAGCAAGTGTAGCTACTGCATCAGCAAAGGGCTCAAACTGCACTGTACAAGATGGATATGCTGCGCTTATGTGCCTTGTG CGTCTCAGCGACTTCGCGGAAAAAGTTGACAATCTCGATATGAACGataaaacaaaactaaaagaaTTCAAGAGATCGTGTGATTCTCTTCACAGCTGTTATTCCAATCTTAACTGCACAACAAAAAGCGATGATGAAAAGGACAAATATGTTGAATCCATCAAACAGTACTGTGATGCTGTTGTATATGTCTCCGATGGGTTCTCCAAGTGTAGTGATAAactgaatgagaaaaaatcaaaatgctTTGATGACTGGGACCCAATTCCAAACAAAATTCATTTGGAAGAAGATGAGGctaaaatcgagaaaatcaaaaatgaagcCTGTAAGACGTATTTTGGAAAAGATGACTGCATGAAGAAGGAGATTACTGAAACATGTGGCAAAGAAGAATGGGATTCATTCCGCAag caatttgtcAATCTTTCCGGTGGACTTGTCAGCAAATGCGACTTCAGCagatttgaataa
- the srj-14 gene encoding Serpentine Receptor, class J (Confirmed by transcript evidence), whose translation MNIRWAHRYIPAAFGYLSFVLNPILGYLILTEPKSATIGKYRYLILFFAVFDMVYSTVELLVPLGMHGTGSAFVTYLAHGPFFGKDTIRLAQFAISVRCGFIALSYGILIIHFIYRYIALFRPQLIDDVFRPMGICCMMTFFLAHGVAWTAVCELCLYANDEIRDYIRTTFRDEYDVDSYDIAFVAALYIDGSNETKNKSWAGIFLLFSISSFAVSFYLILGRKIVVKLRTHTALSQQTRNMHRQLFLVLAFQTIIPVCICFSPCMMAWIGPMFYLDFGMWDNYFGVIAFSAFPFLDPLAIICLLPNYRTRITGASVFTSVSPVMPISTVPPVLN comes from the exons ATGAATATAAGATGGGCTCATCGATATATTCCCGCGGCATTTGGATATTTGTCATTCGTTTTAAATCCCATACTTGGCTACCTAATTCTCACCGAGCCAAAATCCGCAACAATTGGAAAGTATCGATACTTAATTTTGTTCTTTGCGGTGTTTGACATGGTCTACTCAACAGTAGAGTTACTGGTACCACTG ggAATGCATGGAACTGGTTCAGCTTTTGTCACGTATCTCGCTCATGgaccattttttggaaaagat actATTCGCCTTGCCCAGTTTGCAATTTCTGTCAGATGTGGTTTCATTGCATTGTCATATGGCATTCTCATCATTCACTTCATTTACCGCTACATCGCTCTTTTCAG gccTCAATTAATTGATGACGTGTTCCGGCCGATGGGAATATGTTGCATGATGACATTTTTCCTGGCCCACGGAGTTGCATGGACTGCCGTTTGCGAGCTGTGTCTGTACGCAAATGATGAAATCAGGGACTACATTCGAACGACTTTCAGAGATGAGTATGACGTCGACTCATATGACATTGCTTTCGTGGCTGCACTTTACATT gATGGAAgcaatgaaacaaaaaacaaaagttggGCTGGgatctttcttcttttcagcATTTCTTCGTTCGCTGTTTCGTTTTATTTAATTCTGGGAAGAAAG atcgTTGTCAAACTGAGAACTCATACTGCACTCTCTCAACAAACTCGAAACATGCACAGGCAGCTCTTCCTAGTTTTGGCATTTCAAACAATCATCCCAGTTTGCATCTGTTTTTCTCCTTGTATGATGGCGTGGATTGGCCCAATGTTCTACTTGGATTTTGGAATGTGGGACAACTACTTTGGGGTCATCGCGTTTTCAGCTTTCCCATTCTTGGACCCTCTTGCTATAATCTGCCTGCTTCCGAACTACAGAACTCGTATAACCGGTGCATCCGTTTTCACATCAGTTTCTCCAGTGATGCCAATCAGTACTGTTCCACCtgttttaaattaa
- the srx-56 gene encoding G-protein coupled receptors family 1 profile domain-containing protein (Confirmed by transcript evidence), which yields MDPAKEVALVLLPVTIFGSILNWSVFYSFCKLPVFKNAFGILSANQAFADALHSTTFLLYFCPMVLFDQSTMKQYSHHCGFFILFLSEFSILTHFIISINRAFAVWAPYRYETLFSVRNTKILKFIVWIFISFVAILFYEKFCYIYYDSASRFFVFTATEFCGVIAWYGDFLKNAAIVIATVSLDIITVLRVRHITKKISGAMSEEAQNNISARDIRFLKQAVAQATVFLCELTTYFFFPLYFENYWILFFGTSFAWVGIHAADGIIVVVCHPEVRSFLLGKKVSQVHSVSIRTTTAK from the exons ATGGATCCAGCAAAAGAAGTGGCACTCGTCCTTCTACCT GTGACAATTTTCGGGTCAATCTTGAACTGGTCAGTGTTCTACTCTTTTTGTAAGCTGCCTGTCTTTAAAAACGCATTTGGCATCCTTTCTGCGAATCAAGCCTTTGCCGATGCTCTCCACTCTACCacatttttattgtatttttgtcCAATGGTCTTATT tgacCAATCCACAATGAAGCAATATTCTCATCATTGTGGTTTCTTCATCCTCTTCCTATCCGAGTTTTCAATCCTCACTCATTTCATTATTTCGATAAACCGAGCGTTTGCTGTCTGGGCTCCTTACAGATACGAGACTTTGTTCAGCGTTAgaaatactaaaattttaaaatttattgtatggatttttatttcatttgttGCAATTTTGTTTTACGAAA AGTTCTGCTACATCTATTATGACAGTGCATCccgtttttttgtattcactGCGACAGAGTTTTGTGGTGTCATTGCATGGTATGGTGACTTTTTGAAGAATGCAGCTATTGTAATTGCAACTGTTTCTTTGGATATCATAACCGTTTTGAGAGTCCGTCATATTACTAAAAAG ataagtGGAGCAATGAGTGAAGAAGCCCAGAATAACATTTCCGCCCGTgatattcgatttttgaaacaagctGTTGCTCAAGCCACTGTGTTTCTCTGTGAACTCACCACTTACTTTTTCTTTCCActttattttgagaattactggaTATTGTTCTTTGGTACTTCTTTTGCATGGGTGGGAATTCATGCAGCAGATGG aattattgTGGTCGTTTGCCATCCCGAAGTTCGAAGTTTCCTTTTGGGCAAGAAAGTCAGTCAAGTACATTCAGTGTCTATCCGAACAACTACAgctaaataa